A window from Dioscorea cayenensis subsp. rotundata cultivar TDr96_F1 chromosome 10, TDr96_F1_v2_PseudoChromosome.rev07_lg8_w22 25.fasta, whole genome shotgun sequence encodes these proteins:
- the LOC120269974 gene encoding 60S ribosomal protein L32-1: protein MAVPLLSKKIVKKRVKKFKRPQSDRKICVKPSWRRPKGIDSRVRRKFKGCTLMPNIGYGSDKKTRHYLPNRFKKFVVHNTSELELLMMHNRTYCAEIAHNVSTKKRKEIVERAAQLDIVVTNKLARLRSQEDE from the exons ATGGCGGTCCCGTTGCTGAGCAAGAAGATTGTGAAGAAGCGTGTGAAGAAGTTTAAGAGGCCTCAGAGCGATCGCAAGATCTGCGTCAAG CCAAGCTGGCGTAGACCAAAGGGTATCGATTCTCGTGTGAGGAGGAAGTTTAAGGGATGCACACTAATGCCCAACATCGGATATGGGTCAGACAAGAAGACCCGGCATTATCTACCAAACCGCTTCAAGAAGTTTGTGGTTCACAATACCTCTGAGTTGGAGTTGCTCATGATGCACAACAG GACCTACTGTGCCGAAATCGCACACAATGTCTCTACCAAGAAACGAAAGGAGATTGTTGAGCGCGCCGCTCAGCTTGACATTGTTGTCACCAACAAGCTGGCTAGGTTGCGCAGCCAAGAGGATGAGTGA